The following proteins are co-located in the Billgrantia tianxiuensis genome:
- the gfa gene encoding S-(hydroxymethyl)glutathione synthase, which produces MSLMDMIQRWFGGKPAPPKAAPGSGTRTASATSASRTPPPAAASPSTTTTQGSRSTMSHHSVHIHPAVDDGVKRGSESFTGGKLYCHCSGDQVEVTVDAQCAHNHVCGCTKCWKPEGALFSMVAVVPRDKLRVTAHEEKLEVVDPAAAIQRHACKECGVHMYGRIENTGHPFHGLDFIHTELSYDEGWAGPEFAAFVSSIIESGADPENMGNVRSRLQELGLPPYDCLSPPLMDAIATHTAKAKGVL; this is translated from the coding sequence ATGAGCCTGATGGACATGATCCAGCGCTGGTTCGGCGGCAAGCCCGCCCCACCGAAGGCCGCGCCTGGCAGTGGAACGAGAACCGCCTCGGCAACGAGCGCATCTCGCACGCCGCCTCCCGCGGCAGCAAGCCCCTCGACAACGACAACACAGGGGAGTCGATCCACCATGAGCCACCACAGCGTTCACATCCATCCCGCCGTCGATGACGGCGTCAAGCGCGGCAGCGAGAGCTTCACCGGCGGAAAACTCTACTGCCACTGCAGCGGCGACCAGGTCGAGGTGACGGTCGACGCCCAATGCGCCCATAACCACGTCTGCGGCTGCACCAAGTGCTGGAAGCCCGAAGGCGCGCTGTTCTCGATGGTAGCCGTAGTGCCCCGTGATAAGCTCCGAGTCACCGCCCACGAGGAGAAGCTCGAAGTGGTCGATCCGGCCGCCGCCATCCAGCGTCATGCCTGCAAGGAATGCGGCGTGCACATGTACGGCCGTATCGAGAACACCGGGCATCCCTTCCACGGGCTCGACTTCATCCACACCGAGCTGTCCTACGACGAGGGCTGGGCCGGCCCCGAGTTCGCCGCCTTCGTCTCGTCGATCATCGAGTCCGGTGCCGACCCGGAGAACATGGGCAACGTCCGTTCGCGGCTGCAGGAACTGGGTCTGCCACCCTACGACTGCCTCTCGCCGCCGCTGATGGATGCCATCGCCACGCATACCGCCAAGGCCAAGGGGGTGCTTTGA
- a CDS encoding MarR family winged helix-turn-helix transcriptional regulator → MVEKDELASSFFPLSDDYRAQDFPFYWVARLSAKYSADVDSLLKPHGLSSSKWRVLMILHEQGRLSMSDIAIHAVAKLSTITKIVYKMQEAGLLKTAPSPQDGRVTEVELTEDGEAKLAVARELTAQVVEKAFRGLRKDEVVYINQCLSKMFRNLNAL, encoded by the coding sequence ATGGTTGAAAAGGACGAACTGGCATCCTCCTTCTTCCCGCTCTCCGATGACTATCGTGCCCAGGATTTCCCGTTCTACTGGGTGGCCCGGTTGAGCGCGAAGTACAGTGCCGACGTGGACAGCCTGCTCAAGCCGCATGGGTTGAGTTCCTCCAAGTGGCGGGTGCTGATGATCCTGCACGAGCAAGGCCGCCTGAGCATGTCGGATATCGCCATCCATGCCGTGGCCAAGCTCTCCACTATCACCAAGATCGTCTACAAGATGCAGGAGGCGGGGCTGCTCAAGACCGCTCCCTCGCCCCAGGACGGCCGGGTTACGGAAGTGGAGCTGACCGAAGACGGCGAGGCCAAGCTGGCCGTGGCCAGGGAGCTTACCGCTCAGGTGGTGGAGAAGGCTTTCAGGGGGCTGCGCAAGGACGAGGTCGTCTACATCAACCAGTGTTTGAGCAAGATGTTCCGCAATCTTAATGCTCTTTGA
- a CDS encoding helix-turn-helix domain-containing protein — MRYEVHSFHDSQQHAAAIQGWQQVYDQLGAGRLSSELFQVSGERFQVFHEVLDKRVVQHGHAPRQRFCMAFATGRPPIIQGCKVSSNSVLLLRDGEEFLLHAPEGMAFMSLSVDLERFTRLAEIELGSAQFSQLLSMPGINVPMRLLKEIKAQVCRNFDDFIRPGEHEASVIEKDIEDALMAVQLDLFLQAHVETKRSELAVSSYIVKRSQELALADPDSPLSVLDLCERLRVSRRTLQNSFQRVVGIRPVEFLRSIRLNAVRRRLAGSPACECTVGDAAYEMGFRHLSHFSASYYKLFGEYPSETRRLE, encoded by the coding sequence ATGCGCTACGAAGTTCATTCCTTCCATGACTCTCAGCAGCATGCGGCTGCGATACAGGGCTGGCAGCAGGTGTACGACCAGCTTGGCGCCGGTCGCCTTTCGAGCGAGCTTTTCCAGGTGTCGGGCGAGCGCTTCCAGGTCTTCCATGAGGTGCTCGACAAGCGCGTCGTCCAGCATGGGCACGCGCCCAGGCAGCGCTTCTGCATGGCCTTTGCCACGGGCAGGCCGCCCATCATCCAGGGCTGCAAGGTCAGTTCCAACAGCGTTCTGCTGCTGCGCGATGGCGAAGAGTTCCTGCTGCACGCTCCGGAAGGGATGGCGTTCATGTCGTTGAGCGTCGATCTCGAGCGCTTCACCCGTTTGGCGGAGATCGAGCTGGGTTCGGCTCAGTTCTCCCAACTGCTCTCGATGCCGGGCATCAACGTGCCGATGCGGCTGCTGAAGGAGATCAAGGCCCAGGTGTGTCGGAACTTCGATGACTTCATCCGGCCGGGGGAGCACGAGGCATCCGTCATCGAGAAGGACATCGAGGATGCCTTGATGGCCGTGCAGCTCGACCTCTTTCTGCAGGCGCATGTCGAGACGAAACGCAGCGAGCTCGCCGTGAGCTCGTATATCGTCAAGCGCAGTCAGGAGCTTGCCCTGGCCGATCCGGACAGTCCGCTCAGCGTGCTCGATTTGTGCGAGCGCTTGCGGGTGAGTCGCCGAACGTTGCAGAACAGCTTTCAGCGGGTGGTGGGCATACGCCCGGTGGAGTTTCTCCGCAGCATCCGGCTGAATGCGGTGCGCAGGAGGCTGGCAGGCTCACCCGCTTGCGAATGTACGGTGGGAGATGCGGCGTATGAAATGGGGTTTCGCCATCTAAGCCACTTCTCGGCAAGCTACTACAAGCTGTTCGGAGAGTATCCGTCCGAGACACGGCGGCTGGAGTGA